The following coding sequences lie in one Homalodisca vitripennis isolate AUS2020 chromosome X, UT_GWSS_2.1, whole genome shotgun sequence genomic window:
- the LOC124370027 gene encoding collagen alpha-5(IV) chain-like produces MKQATLAVWLAVAVGLTAAQYGLPPTKGKKHRTTTTTTEGPDAIGNDISAPFPLPDNNFPTSAPSPGPDRNYWWAGPDSPFKGGQQPGPAPTGGCGGGPVGCGGPPPPPPPSPGAPQPSAPGSPGKPVDIAQNPFLSSAILGKPIQQGPQGCGGPGGECQAPGAPGQPGGQFPGGNPSAPYPGQPSGSSPYPGQPSGSSPFPGQPASPSPYPGQPSGSSPFPSGSNQFPGQPGRPNQPSSSYPGQPSGSSPFPSGSNQFPGQPTQPGQPSYPGQPFGSSPFPGQQPTGSSPYPGQPSGSNPQPTGQYPGQPTGTGPFPGQQPTGATPFTGQPAVPLRPVCTAAGHACIPSNMCVGGVITPNGMRQLRDPQVKECIPGLEACCRIPPGAGGSTFSGAAPTPGYAPGPVTSQRPYTGPLNTTPFPGCAAALKCVAESYCTAEGVMSNSPVILTREQAENKVPLTDCQDPDTGIVGKCCRDPNYKDPWPAGMMMMKDQAFDDGQYHGEGASPTPNVGPSFNSISSTPQTPSKDHGPKPSDRPGGFNKPFPPPFPGSAPTGSPYQPGQSTPGNFQPGSPNQPGSPYQPGQPSGSPYQPGQPSGSPYQPGSPNQPGQPGSPNQPGSPYQPGKPTGSPYQPGQTSSSPYQPGSPNQPGQPSGSPYQPGQPSGSPYQPGSPNQPGQPGFPNQPGQPTGSPNQPGQPSGSPYQPGSPNKPGQPGSPNQPGTPFQPGQQPSGFPNQPGLPGAPNQPGSPFQPGQPTGLPGQPGQPTGSPYQPGSPSQPSQPNPSGPDYSYESGDRYHLPTHPGQVRPSSDAPTPGSTCGIRRPGPGGEVAGFAEFTWQALVVSAGNRSLLCGAAIIADNAVITAAHCVNKLVAADLLVKAGEWKLLAQNPKSVQVRPVAVIARHPAYDSGSLAKDLAILVLAQPLVFDTHIDKICIPPQLGSEYFQRAGQTCLITGWGKNALQGPVQGSDLHTVDVMVIPSRQCEAQLKTSQNLGKYFILNEGFSCALPPSDSDLCKVDFGSAVACQREDGRYELAGVNSWDIACPTKQSLPSVFATSDAQWITTVLSTPTPVLQAEEKNYQQTLSQGESIDGVDTEDKPGFSQGYGK; encoded by the exons ATGAAGCAAGCTACGCTGGCGGTATGGCTGGCGGTGGCAGTGGGGTTGACCGCAGCTCAATACGGCTTACCACCGACCAAGGGGAAGAAACATCGCACCACGACTACGACCACTGAGGGTCCTGATGCCATCGGAAATGACATTTCTGCCCCCTTCCCTCTACCGGACAACAATTTTCCTACCTCTGCTCCATCTCCTGGTCCCGATAGAAATTACTGGTGGGCCGGACCCGATTCACCCTTTAAAGGTGGCCAGCAGCCGGGTCCAGCTCCAACCGGTGGTTGTGGGGGAGGACCAGTGGGGTGTGGAGGTCCTCCACCACCACCTCCTCCATCCCCTGGGGCCCCTCAGCCTTCTGCTCCAGGATCTCCAGGAAAACCTGTTGACATAGCTCAAAATCCTTTCTTGAGTTCCGCCATCCTGGGGAAGCCCATCCAACAGGGTCCTCAAGGCTGCGGTGGACCTGGTGGTGAATGTCAAGCTCCAGGAGCACCCGGACAACCCGGTGGGCAATTCCCAGGAGGAAATCCTTCTGCACCATACCCTGGCCAACCTTCTGGTTCTAGTCCATACCCTGGCCAACCTTCTGGTTCTAGTCCATTCCCAGGACAACCTGCGAGTCCCAGTCCCTACCCCGGTCAACCCTCTGGTTCCAGTCCGTTTCCTTCAGGCTCTAATCAGTTTCCTGGACAACCCGGCCGTCCCAATCAACCTTCAAGTTCTTATCCTGGCCAACCTTCTGGTTCTAGCCCGTTCCCATCAGGCTCTAATCAATTTCCAGGACAACCCACTCAACCGGGTCAACCTTCCTATCCCGGTCAGCCCTTTGGATCTAGTCCGTTTCCTGGACAACAGCCGACAGGTTCTAGCCCGTATCCTGGCCAACCATCTGGATCCAATCCACAGCCGACCGGTCAATATCCGGGACAACCTACTGGTACAGGTCCATTCCCTGGTCAGCAACCCACAGGAGCAACCCCCTTTACTGGGCAGCCAGCTGTACCTTTAAGACCAGTTTGCACAGCAGCAGGCCATGCTTGTATTCCCAGCAACATGTGCGTTGGCGGGGTGATAACACCTAATGGAATGCGCCAATTGAGAGATCCTCAG GTAAAGGAATGTATCCCAGGATTGGAAGCTTGCTGCAGGATACCTCCTGGAGCCGGTGGTTCTACATTCTCTGGTGCCGCTCCCACACCAG GCTATGCACCCGGACCAGTGACCTCTCAGAGACCCTACACTGGACCACTGAACACCACACCATTCCCTGGGTGCGCCGCCGCGCTCAAGTGTGTCGCAGAGTCTTACTGTACCGCTGAAGGTGTCATGTCCAACTCTCCTGTCATCCTTACACGCGAACAGGCCGAGAACAAAGTCCCTCTTACT GATTGTCAAGATCCTGACACTGGAATTGTTGGCAAGTGTTGTCGAGACCCCAACTATAAGGATCCATGGCCAGCTGGCATGATGATGATGAAGGATCAAGCTTTTGACGATGGTCAATATCATGGGGAAGGCGCTAGTCCAACTCCTAATGTAGGGCCATCCTTCAACTCCATATCATCTACTCCTCAAACTCCCTCTAAAGACCATGGACCCAAGCCTTCTGATAGACCTGGAGGATTTAACAAGCCATTCCCACCACCTTTTCCTGGAAGTGCCCCAACTGGCAGCCCTTATCAACCAGGTCAATCCACACCTGGAAACTTCCAACCTGGATCACCAAATCAGCCAGGCTCTCCGTATCAACCCGGTCAACCATCAGGATCTCCCTACCAACCAGGTCAACCATCTGGTTCTCCTTACCAACCAGGTTCTCCCAACCAACCAGGTCAACCTGGATCACCAAATCAGCCAGGATCTCCTTATCAACCTGGTAAACCAACAGGATCTCCCTACCAACCAGGTCAAACATCTAGTTCCCCTTACCAACCAGGTTCTCCCAACCAACCAGGTCAACCATCTGGTTCCCCTTACCAACCAGGTCAACCCTCTGGTTCCCCTTACCAACCAGGTTCTCCCAACCAACCAGGTCAACCTGGATTTCCAAATCAACCAGGCCAACCTACTGGTTCACCTAATCAACCAGGTCAACCATCTGGTTCCCCTTACCAACCAGGTTCTCCCAATAAGCCAGGTCAACCCGGATCTCCAAATCAGCCAGGCACTCCATTTCAACCAGGTCAACAACCATCAGGGTTTCCTAATCAACCAGGACTACCCGGCGCGCCTAACCAGCCAGGATCTCCATTTCAACCAGGTCAACCTACAGGTTTACCTGGCCAACCAGGTCAACCTACTGGCTCCCCCTATCAACCAGGATCTCCCAGTCAACCGAGTCAGCCAAACCCATCGGGGCCTGATTACTCGTATGAATCAGGTGATCGTTACCACCTACCTACTCATCCAGGACAGGTTCGGCCATCAAGTGATGCACCAACACCAGGATCCACTTGCGGAATCAGAAGACCC GGCCCTGGTGGAGAGGTGGCAGGATTTGCAGAGTTCACATGGCAAGCTCTGGTTGTGTCTGCAGGCAACCGTTCTCTCCTGTGTGGTGCTGCAATCATTGCAGACAATGCTGTAATTACAGCTGCCCACTGTGTCAACAA GTTGGTAGCTGCTGACCTCTTGGTGAAGGCAGGAGAGTGGAAGTTGTTGGCCCAGAACCCCAAGTCTGTGCAGGTGCGTCCTGTGGCGGTCATAGCCAGGCACCCCGCCTACGACAGTGGCTCACTCGCTAAGGATCTAGCGATCCTGGTTCTCGCTCAACCACTTGTTTTTGACACCCATATCGACAAGATCTGCATTCCTCCTCAGCTTGGTTCTGAGTACTTCCAGAGGGCTGGCCAGACTTGCCTGATTACTGGCTGGGGAAAGAACGCCCTACAAG GACCAGTGCAAGGAAGTGACCTGCACACAGTAGACGTAATGGTGATCCCGTCCAGACAGTGTGAAGCCCAGCTGAAGACAAGCCAGAACTTGGGCAAGTACTTCATTCTCAATGAAGGCTTCTCCTGTGCTCTTCCTCCATCGGACTCAGACCTCTGCAAG GTGGACTTTGGCAGTGCCGTGGCGTGTCAGCGCGAAGACGGGAGATACGAGCTGGCGGGAGTCAACAGTTGGGATATCGCTTGTCCCACGAAACAGTCACTGCCCTCAGTGTTCGCTACCAGTGACGCTCAGTGGATAACAACAGTGCTGTCTACTCCCACGCCCGTGCTGCAGGCCGAGGAGAAGAACTACCAACAGACTCTGTCGCAAGGCGAGAGCATAGATGGTGTGGACACCGAGGACAAGCCTGGGTTCAGCCAGGGATACGGAAAGTGA